TCTATGCAGGGCTGGGGCAGAAATACAAAACCGTATTTTTCCCCAATACCCTGATCAATGATATGGATGTTTCCGGGCTTACGGTAGAGCAGGTGAAGGAGCTGATCGCTTCCGGCATAGACGGTTATACGCTGACGCTTTTAGAGCGGGGCGGTTTAAAAGAGCAGATAACCGGTGAAGAGATTGGGCTGCATGCAGAGTTTGACGGGACACTGGAGCGGATCGTGGCAGAGCAGCAGCCGCTTGAGTGGGGGCTGCGTTACAGCGAGGCTGACAGCTACTGGATCGAAGCCATGATGGCTTATGATAAGGACAAGCTGGCGGCGGAAGTGGACAGTCTGGAGTGTTTTACTGAAGACCGGATGGCAGAGCCTCAAGATGCATACATATCAGAATACATAGAAGGAACCGGATACCAGATCGTGCCGGAGGACCAGGGGAGCACGGCAGATGCCCAGAAGGTACTGCAGGCAGTATCAGACGCTATCCTGGGCCTTAAGGAGCAGGTCAATCTGGAGGAGCATGATGTATATGAAAAACCGCAGATCACGTCTGAAAATCCTCAACTGCAGGCGAGGGCGGAGAGCTGGAACCGTTATGTCCATACCACTGTTACCTACAGGTTTGGCAGCCGCAGTGAGGTGCTGGATGGGGATACCATCCACTTGTGGCTGACAGATGACGGGCAGGGCGGGGCGCTTCTTGATGAGGAGAAGATCGCGGAATATGTTGCCGGTCTTGCCAAGACCTATAATACGGCCTATAAGCCTAAGCAGCTGAAAACTTCTTATGGAGATACGGTGACCATCACAGGAGGGAATTATGGGTGGCGCATCAACCAGAGTGCGGAGACTGCGGCGCTTACCCAGATCCTCCGTTCCGGCGAGAGCCAGGAGCGGGAGCCTGTCTATTCCCAGACAGCCGCCAGCCACGACGGGAATGATTATGGAGATACTTATGTGGAGATCAACCTGACGGCCCAGCATTTGTATTATTACAGGAACGGACAGCTGGTCACGGAGTCCGACTTCGTATCGGGCAACGAGTCCAGGGGCTGGAGCACTCCCGCAGGAGCTTATCCCCTGACCTACAAGCAGCGGAATGCTACCCTGAAGGGGGAAGGCTACGCAACCCCGGTTTCCTACTGGATGCCGTTCAATGGAGGCATCGGCATGCATGACGCAGGCTGGCGTGGAAGCTTCGGCGGAAACATATACAAGACGAATGGTTCCCATGGCTGTATCAATCTGCCGCCGTCTGTAGCGAAAACCATCTATGAGAGTATTACATCCGGAATGCCGGTTTTGTGTTACCATCTGGAAGGGACCGCAAAGGGCAGTTCTACGGCAGCGCCGGCAGAGACCACTGCACCAGCGGAGACTACTGCACCGGTAGAGACCACTGCAGCAGAGACTACTGCGCCTCAGACAGAGACTTCGGCACCGGAGGA
This portion of the Clostridium sp. AN503 genome encodes:
- a CDS encoding L,D-transpeptidase family protein; translated protein: MTELNKKKESADVTETTRRSRRLPAGRKRTALIAGAVVLVVLAASGGIYAGLGQKYKTVFFPNTLINDMDVSGLTVEQVKELIASGIDGYTLTLLERGGLKEQITGEEIGLHAEFDGTLERIVAEQQPLEWGLRYSEADSYWIEAMMAYDKDKLAAEVDSLECFTEDRMAEPQDAYISEYIEGTGYQIVPEDQGSTADAQKVLQAVSDAILGLKEQVNLEEHDVYEKPQITSENPQLQARAESWNRYVHTTVTYRFGSRSEVLDGDTIHLWLTDDGQGGALLDEEKIAEYVAGLAKTYNTAYKPKQLKTSYGDTVTITGGNYGWRINQSAETAALTQILRSGESQEREPVYSQTAASHDGNDYGDTYVEINLTAQHLYYYRNGQLVTESDFVSGNESRGWSTPAGAYPLTYKQRNATLKGEGYATPVSYWMPFNGGIGMHDAGWRGSFGGNIYKTNGSHGCINLPPSVAKTIYESITSGMPVLCYHLEGTAKGSSTAAPAETTAPAETTAPVETTAAETTAPQTETSAPEETLPAETTQAETQPSVEGGGPGTETSPSVSEHGPSTSPVPDTQTQPQVQETPGPAGTTAPHDMSDGPGGTAAEQDSGVVSGPGM